GGTCCGACAAagctttggtaattccttcacaagtgtaatGCGGTGGGGGCCTCTTGAAATTTAAACTacaccttgcgattttttttaaaattttgagcgtattGGGGGTTCGCACTTGGGCAACGAGTTTAAGCcgaaggacaaaatttaaagatttcaactACGAGGGGCAAAATTTGAAGACCACCCCAAAGAAGGGCAAATTTCGCGACCGCCAAGATGGCCGGGGTCAAGATAGCAATAATGGGCCATAGCCCAACCCGCCCAACTtgtctgaatttttttttcttttatggatattaaaataagagaaaattacATCATAAGTCACTATACAAGAATTAagaacataaatagcacaacttttcatattctacaaaaagAACACTATTTATTACATTTATaacatttgaaaataaatatgtgacGAATGGGAATGTCCCCTAAATCAGGGAGTGATatcttgttttctttattttcatttatccATCATTTATTTCTCTGATTTAAGGataaatatctaccaacttatctATCTTCTTCAACCAATATATCCTCCATCTCCTATTACTCATCCCTCtattctttcattttatttataaaaaacaCATTCGAAAGATAATTATTATATGAGGTATTACTGCATACAATATTATTTAGTTCACACACAAAATTATACGaggtatataaaattaattatacaaggtatgatataattatacaaggtatataaaatattatacaagGTATAATAGAATTATAGAATATTATTAtgtataataattttattatacaACCCATTTCCTACCGTGTTGAATGAGAGCTACtatttatatgaaaatatttatacaaggtatgatataattatacaaagtatgatataattatacaaggtatataaaattattatacagggtataataaaattatacaaaatattatacagggtataataaaattatacaaatattattttgtgtataataattttattatactACCTATTTCCTACCGTGTTGAATCAGAGCTACTATTTACTCCTTCATGGGTAAACAATGAAACCAGACTAGAATAGGAAGGAAGTGGAAAGAAAATTATTGTACTTATGTTCCAcatctcatttttcattatgTTGAATCAAAATTGTGATTTTATTATCCATGTATGATTAATCAAATAAGGCCAGAAtaaggagaaagtagaaaattaaaagaagaacgTTAATTAGTATAGGAGTAGTTAATCGTAAAGAAGCAGTTATAAGATATCTACTATGAACTAAAAATGGGGTAAAACCATTCAAAAAATTACATGCCCAAATGCTTGTACGCATGAAAATTGGCTTATTGGCTTAATGATATTGCGTTATCGGATTAGCGGTTGGGTAATggattaaaattttatagttAACGGCTTATCGGTGCGGGGGCAGATTACTCAATTTTCTTATCGGGTAAACCGTTAATCCGTTAAGAATTTGTCATATTTATATTCTTACCCCTaacatataaaatatgtattgtGATTGTAATTTGTAAACTTAAAGCCAAAGCCTCAACctaaaatatgtatgttaattGTGAAACCTGGTTGTTTTCTATCAAATAGTTCATTCCTTGTTTCTTGTTTGCCTATATTGTAGTTTGCTAATTTTCTTGGAAAAATGTTGCTACTTGCTACGTTATTGTTACTAATATTGAATCCAACATTTGAATCTTCTTGGTTATATTCCTATCCATTTTTTGGGGGATATCATTATCTTCTTTATAACCTTGACAgtgtaaaataagtaaaaatattaCATTTTGAGTCACTTTAAAGGCAGGTAATTTCCTTGACTACATGTGGTTTTatcattcatttttctcttaGATTTAACCGATATACCGCTTGATAACCGTCCGATAATTGCTAATCCGATACCGAACCAACCGATATCTTATAGGTTGACCAGCGGATTAGCACTTTTAAAAGCCGATAACCATTAAGTCGAACCGTTAGCGTAATTATCCGTCCAATCTGCCCGATAATCGGCCCTAAAATGGGAGACTGGTGTGGGtttattattttaagaaaaaatcacGTCTGGATGATTTCCTTATAAATAGGAATTTGTTTTTACTatggaatttcttattttgCCATGGAATGTTAATTGCATTTACATGCTAAGGGTATGTAAATATTATTGTATTAttgtctacttatgttttttccCCCTAAAATAAACATTCTTAACCAAGTATTTTCAAACAAGTTTTAATACATATTACTTAAAgttaaaaaattatacaaataaGTATAGCTACTCCAGTTGCAAGGATTAAAATTCTTTTTCACGAGTATAACAAAGGCCACTTGATAGAATATCAAGATAATGACACTTTGTTATCCAGTTTAATAATCTCTTTTGAAGAACTAGTTAATTTTTAGAAATATCCTAGTAAGCTGCTTGTTTATATTCTTAAATATAAATGTCTTTCACCATAAAAGCTTGCAGCAGAAGATCTACATCCAAAgaattattaataatatttgaaatcaaagcaaaaaataaatgcTAAAGTAAATTATTTGATACAATTTGCGCATGGCACtgctaaattaaaataaaacatgaCAACTTATAAAAAGGTTCTAAGATGGTTTTCTCAGACGTCAATTAGATTTGGAATAAGATGAACGTTAGCCACTGTCCACTAAGTTTATTTCATGCCCAATATGATCTTTGAGGCTTTGTTcataaagaaagaagagaaagtgacACGTATAAGAAGAGATTCTTTTAGGCCACTGACGGGTCGATTTGGGCTAAAGTTTTGGGCTGATTTGGGCTACTGCAGATAGATGGGTTTAGTTGCGTTGTTCCCAAACATAACCCAATCCATTAAAATTCGAGTAAGTTGGGCGGGTCAAATGGGTTTGAGTTGGTTTGACCACCCCTAAGTATGTATCATACCTCGTAGCTTTATCCAAATGCACAGGCTTGCCTATTACACTCacaattaaagatgatttctttcaattttactAAATCACAATGTCCATCTAAATACCTCGATTGAATAAGCAGCATGTTTGTCCATTTTGATCAATATGTAGAAAGTGCGGCGTTAATAATGCTGTTGTAATGTACTGGTGATTAGTAATGGGATGAAAATATGTGTTTTGTTTACTTGTAAAGAAAATGTTTGATGCATGAGGGTTATTTCGGTCACTTAAGCTGTTTTAATCCATGTGATAATTATGGTAATGGGCCGCTCGGCCATCTAGTTTGTAGAAATTGGCCCAATTTCCTTATTCTTTCGAGCTGCAATTAGCGATGCTtacttattttggggtggtctttaatttttgtccatcaaaataaaagtatttaacttttgtccttcgGCTAAAAACCTCAAgattccgggttcgaacccttactcaggcaaaaattaaaaaaaaattcgctagGTAGAGGTTGCCTgaaaactatgccttaaggtaaAATTTTGTAGGCAAACTATGCCTtagcaaactctgccttaactctaccttaaggcagagttttaggcaaaattctgccttgcgaatccaagtTCTATctgacatttttttaaaattttttttaactgagcaggggttcgaacccgaaacccaAGAGTTTTAGGCGAAGgcgaaaaaaattaagatagtaatttgagggcaaaaattaaagaccagggcatttgaagggcactccgcACAAAATAAGTATTCTTTCCAGGTTTAGCCCAATTTGTATGTATTCtgacaaaaaatattttagctCCGGTTAAAACCTACTTTTCTCTTTCCCATCCgtctctcttctctctcacATACACTCACTTCTTTCTTCTCCACCAAATCTTCTTCAAAAGTGTTAATTTTTCAACCACAAGCTCCAAATAATATTAGGATCAAATCTCAAATATATTTTGTGCTAATTTCATCAAGATCAAAAGACCcatttaaatttcttcaagttttttcaAGGTGTCCAATGGTGTTTTGTACACTATTCAACAAGATAAAACTCGTCTAAAATATCGTATTTGATTTTGGAGCACATAACTCATTACCTAATTTCTTCTTTCCTCTAACCCTACTCTTTttaatgtgaatttttttttcttttcttgaaagcaAATCAAAAGTTATTGTAACGACCCTAGTAAcccatattttatgtgataATGCATACTGTAAATTGTACATTCCAAAGAGAACTGGAAAAAGGCTATccaaatgaataaataaaagttCTAATAAAACCTTCAGAATGTTGTCCTTTTCTCTTcgttttttatttcatttttttctctcgTTTCAAGTTCATCCATTTGAATTCTTTTGATGTAATGGTAGATGGATGACGGCTTTGTAATGTAAATTTGTATAACAATTGCATTTACACTGTATAATAGTGTATGACTACATGATATACATTGTTATACAACGtagatacatttttatacatggttatacataacatatacactatttacaatatgtatatataatgtatttttttaaactggtaaagttgcatgtatatatataatgtatatatatgtaatatagtGTATAAggatgtatatgtaatgtataatagtgtatatgcATTTTTATACACCATGTTATACAGATTTTaacaatgaaaagaaaaaataaataaaagggtTCTATGGTAGCTCGAGGAAGAAggtaaaaaaataacaataaaataaatttggctTCATGAAATTCGATGTAAACATATGTTGGTTATTTTAGATGTAAAAATTTATACGGTTATACTCATTGTAAACTATTTGCTTGGGCATCATAAATGGGTAAGTATTCCTATTATTAATTCATGTATTCTTATTTAACTTCTATctcgcataaaataatacataatttCTTGCATGACTAATGCAGGTATTAGTTGTGTTGGCAACAAGAATACCAACCAAACAATTTATTGCTAAATGCTAATGCTGAATTCTAGGCAAGCATCAAACTAAGTAACCAAACATTGTTTCGTAAATGGCAGGGGTTTTGGGGGGGAGGGATGGGAGTGGGTGTCGAAGGTGGGGGTGGGATGGGTTTGTTGGAGTGTTGGGGTGGGGAGAGGGTAAAAACGTACACTTATTTGGGTGTTTATACCAAATCAATAAATGCCATTTGTTTGGATAATATAAAGTTACCAAAGAAGTCATATTCCTAATTGTTAAGGGACTTTTTTTCTGGAGAAGAtatttgaccaaccaaatatGTAAATGAAGAATTCCTCCACAAACATACCCTAAATTCCTCAAAATTTCTACTTGGTAACTTGCCTTTTATAGCATGTGCATTTCCCAAGTCAACTGACTTAAATTAAGATTCTTGCAAAGGAGCTTTTAGTTagcttgaaacaacaacaatttaccCAATTGACAAAACAAAAGTACACAGTACTATATGCTAAGAATCAATCACTTCCAATTTATAACCAAGTCAACTCAATCCATTATTTTTAATTACAGGGAACATCTTGGACCAGAAAAGCAGACATCAGAAGTTACATAGGAGtatcaaaataagaaagaaaaatagaatGTAGCTCATAGCATGCCATATTATGTAATTCATGTCTTAAGAACTTGTTCAAAATCTCATATAAAGATAAATGATTTCCTCATCTAAATAAAAGGAAGGTTTCATGgatgatgtatgatgtatgaATCATGCCACTCCAGGATCTAAAGGTCAAACGTTATTGCCAACTTAAACAATAATATTATATAGCCAAACTAAGAAAATGATACAGATTCAAAAGAAGATCTGAAGTATATAATCTCACTTATCTCAGAAAAAAGGCTATATTATTGGTAAACTCGACCAAGAACTTAGCTCAGATCATGTGAAAGACGCAGCAATGGTATAAGTTATGCTGGTTTTATGtactaaaaacactcaaaaccTTGCTATCTGTAAGACGCGGAAAAAGATTTGAGGCAAGAAACAGTTAACTCTATTTACCTCATCAAAACAAACTTACACGGAGAAACCACGGTAGCAAAAAAACTATTATCAGGCATGCTATCAACAAGTTACAAAATGGTTGTCCACGCCAGCGAGCTCTATCTCGGTCTGCTGAACCAGTAGCACTTGCAATAAATCTCGCTTCATTCCACTCTTCAATAAATCTATTGTCGCTGATACCAGTGACATTTTTTGCAATCTCCCGACAAATTTCACACAATCTGCACGATTTGGAATTTCAACTTTAACAAGCAGCAAAACAATATACATCCTGAATTCCAAGTTTTAATTATTCCCCTTTTTAGTCTTTACGTCTTCTCAGGGTGTTGGCATAGAAAATGATTGTACCAGAACAAAGCAGCTTTACGTTTACGCTAAGTTACCCTTATCAAGCAATTCAATCACTTTTAGAATTTCAATACTAGAGTTTTCTACAATTCAAGAGGGTTTCCAGGTTAAGCACATAATGCCATTCATTTAGATCACTAAGCAACAAGAGTTCCCTGCCCGGACATAACAAGCTCTTGATTTTACGAgctgaaaatttaaaaagaaaaatcatcttATCTGGCGTTTCTTGTGCAAGGAGTTGGGAATAATGTAATAATTATGTTGCTGGTCTGCCAGAGTGCAAACCATCTATATATGGCATGTAATTCAAAATATCATGTTATCCGGGAACTTTCATAGACAGTAAAGGATATCCTTTAGTTTTGGAAACCTAGGGGAGCCAAGCTTGGGGATATTGAAGCACACAAATTTATTCCCCGGGCTTTGATGGCGGTATTGTGGAGAGTGTGAAACCTACAGTTTCAAGGTTTGGAGAAACTACAGCAAGTTCTAATATTTCCTCATGTTCTGTTATTTGGCACAAACAAGTCATATCGACCGACCACCAGTATAGGACACAGGATAAATTTCGTTGAGAACAATTAAGTGCAAATCTTTCTGCTCGTGAAACACATTAGAACTCTGTCTGCATAGGAATTTAGTTAATAAAAATGATCAATTATTAGACATTAGAACTATATGATAATGCAAAGGGCCCTAGATTGATTATGCATGTAGGTGCCGAGGTTCCTCATCACAACTTGAACGGAAAAAAACACAGGTCAGTAAAAATCTTAAGTATAAACACAACTACAACAATTCAAGTGATTGTCAATGACTGAATTTAGCCCTCTAATACTATAGTTTAAAAGACTCTCCCAAAGCAATATATGCTTTTATCGCGTTGATGTTAGGGTCGGCTTGCGTGTAACGGCTTTGATTATTCGTCCGGTACATTACTTCCACGGGGCTAATTCCAATAAAGACAAAGCTTTAACTTGAAAATCTTCTACATCTTAGTTTTTAGACATATGACTCATAAGTACACAGTATATTAAACGCAAGAAAAAAAGGCAGAACTGTAAACTTAACCTGGGGACATGATTAGATTAAAGAATACATATATGATCATCAGTCAAAAAACAAATGATAGTAAAGAATGATAAATAAACATGAATAATATGTAAATAAAGACGAGGAAAAAAGTAAAGAATGATAAATAAACATGAATAATATGTAAATAAAGAcgaggaaaaaggaaaaagttaagATACCTATTTCCTTTAAGCTTAAACCAAGTTTCTGCACAATGAGAATGAACAAATCCAAGCTCTCCTTTACATCCACAACCAATCTCAATCAAATCCACCcatttttttccactttcaaATGTATCCAAATGACATATCCTACACACCTTCTCAAAATCACCATCCAAATGCTTCTCAATTTTCCTTCCTCAACATCATACTTCACATCAATCACACTTGAAaaattctcttgcttcaaatcCTTCACTATCACCTCATTCCCACCAATCCCTGAATCCTcattttcaagattttgatCCAATCTGATAGTGATTACTGTCTCCAGAGCTCTCTGATTCCGAGTATCAGTCTCCTTATCCATAACTTTTTTGTTATTTCTAGGAATCTCATGCAAAATACTCCAAGAAAATAGTTCCAATCaatcaaacaaagaaaagggtCACTGAATCAACAACAAATTAACACGTGATTAGTTAAACTTTAAGGCATTTAGGGGCCAATTGGGAAGTgagaaaataaagataagaaggTAAAGATCCATACAAATAGTACAAAAGAAGAGAATGacagtttttctttctttctggaTTTATGAAATTAGTTTGCTATGAAAAGTTCAAGTTTCCTGTGTTGGTATGTCAACCGATTTGTATCATTGTATGTACTCTACTCCATATATATAGGTGGTAGTTGAATTGGTTTAACAGATTAGTAGACTTTTCAAGTCTTCACTTAATAAAAAGCCAAGGGGGACACGTTTATTCTTTTTTACTACACTGCACCTGATTTATTGAAGATAAAGATATATACTTCTCCGATTTTCAAGTTTTCAAGTTAGACTGagtaaaaatttaagaaaaatattgaattttaaaatttatgatctaGCTATAAAAAGATgtcattaaaaatataatattaaatatataaaagtaaatagtgtcatatatgaaataaaacCGAAggagtaagagaaagaatgtaGGGATAATTTCAATAAATATGCCATctaacataaaatattacattcttgtagccatatttttaGTTTATACCCTTGAGAGTCTTTCACTTTATACGACGT
This Lycium ferocissimum isolate CSIRO_LF1 unplaced genomic scaffold, AGI_CSIRO_Lferr_CH_V1 ctg11386, whole genome shotgun sequence DNA region includes the following protein-coding sequences:
- the LOC132041723 gene encoding uncharacterized protein LOC132041723, whose protein sequence is MDKETDTRNQRALETVITIRLDQNLENEDSGIGGNEVIVKDLKKIEKHLDGDFEKVCRICHLDTFESGKKWVDLIEIGCGCKGELGFVHSHCAETWFKLKGNRLCEICREIAKNVTGISDNRFIEEWNEARFIASATGSADRDRARWRGQPFCNLLIACLIIVFLLPWFLRVSLF